One genomic region from Sphingobacterium sp. UGAL515B_05 encodes:
- a CDS encoding aspartate/glutamate racemase family protein, with protein MIGIVGGLGPYGGLDITKKIIDETAARSDQEHLPLLLFSCPNLIPDRTAYLLDKSKVNPGKAIAAILRQLEMAGATIAAIPSNTAHAEPIFSVVQDEMARMGSALKIVHIVHETVRFVDENYPDTAVGILSTAGEQICSLYREAFIRKGFVVVEPEGAQQEKVNNAIYDADYGIKAQPVPIANKAREDLLLVIDDLKKKGAQIIILGCAELPLAIPERDYNGMIVIDPNRILARALVHSLAPDKLKPL; from the coding sequence ATGATTGGAATAGTAGGTGGACTAGGCCCTTATGGCGGCTTGGATATTACAAAGAAAATTATAGATGAGACGGCGGCAAGATCCGATCAGGAACACTTGCCGCTATTGTTATTCTCATGTCCAAATTTAATCCCTGACCGAACGGCGTATTTATTGGATAAATCCAAGGTTAACCCTGGTAAAGCTATCGCTGCAATTTTAAGGCAGCTTGAAATGGCCGGTGCGACCATTGCGGCGATTCCGTCCAATACGGCACACGCAGAACCTATTTTTTCTGTTGTTCAAGATGAGATGGCTCGTATGGGGAGTGCGTTGAAAATAGTGCATATCGTTCATGAAACGGTCCGGTTTGTGGACGAAAACTATCCCGATACGGCAGTAGGTATTTTGTCTACTGCTGGCGAGCAGATCTGCAGTTTATATCGGGAAGCATTTATTCGAAAAGGTTTCGTTGTTGTCGAGCCAGAAGGGGCGCAGCAAGAAAAGGTAAATAATGCAATCTATGATGCGGACTATGGCATAAAAGCACAGCCGGTACCGATCGCGAATAAAGCAAGGGAGGATTTATTGTTGGTCATCGATGACCTGAAGAAAAAGGGTGCACAGATCATTATTTTGGGTTGTGCAGAGTTGCCTTTAGCTATTCCGGAACGGGATTATAATGGTATGATTGTTATTGATCCGAATAGAATTCTTGCGCGTGCACTCGTTCATTCGCTTGCTCCAGATAAATTAAAGCCACTGTAG
- a CDS encoding DUF4973 domain-containing protein, translating into MKKSSIQLLFLMVLFVCNACNDEWKEEQFEHYVSFKAPLENEGVANIYVRYKEGQKTTFLQPLEVSGSTTNNTDLSVRVAVDPDTLGILNYERFQTREDFYYKQLNNSYFSIPQTVNIKSGENTALMAIDFSLKGIDMAEKWVLPLTILEDPAAKYKINPRKYYKKALLRVNPFNNYSGTYSGTALKVVMDGHESETPIVKSQIRSYVVDENTIFFYAGNIDEDRKDRKNYKVFATFNETGGVTFRAENPNMKFAVKKDASYTVSEQMDAVRPYLLHRYITVNNVDYEFTDYTLVSTTAIKFKVSGSLILERQLNTQIPDEDQSIEW; encoded by the coding sequence ATGAAAAAGTCATCTATACAGCTTTTGTTCCTGATGGTGTTATTCGTTTGTAATGCTTGCAACGATGAATGGAAAGAGGAACAATTTGAACATTACGTTTCATTTAAAGCCCCTCTGGAAAATGAGGGTGTAGCAAATATTTATGTCCGTTATAAAGAGGGGCAAAAAACTACATTTCTACAGCCGTTGGAAGTAAGTGGATCGACCACAAATAATACGGACCTTTCAGTACGTGTTGCGGTAGATCCGGACACATTGGGCATACTGAATTATGAGCGTTTTCAGACTAGAGAGGACTTCTACTACAAACAGCTGAATAACAGTTATTTTTCAATTCCCCAGACCGTGAATATTAAGTCAGGAGAAAACACGGCATTAATGGCGATTGATTTTTCGCTTAAAGGGATTGATATGGCCGAAAAATGGGTGCTGCCACTGACTATTTTAGAGGATCCGGCGGCCAAATACAAAATAAACCCCAGGAAATACTATAAGAAAGCATTGCTGCGTGTAAATCCTTTCAATAATTATTCAGGTACTTACAGTGGGACAGCCCTAAAAGTTGTGATGGATGGGCATGAAAGTGAGACTCCGATCGTCAAGAGTCAAATAAGAAGCTACGTGGTTGATGAAAACACAATTTTCTTTTATGCAGGGAACATTGATGAAGATCGTAAAGACAGGAAAAATTATAAAGTATTTGCAACGTTTAATGAAACAGGAGGGGTTACATTTCGGGCTGAAAATCCAAATATGAAATTTGCTGTTAAAAAGGATGCAAGTTATACTGTTTCTGAACAGATGGATGCTGTACGTCCATACCTATTGCATCGTTATATTACGGTAAATAATGTGGATTATGAATTTACGGATTATACCTTGGTTTCAACGACAGCCATTAAATTTAAGGTTTCGGGCTCATTGATCTTGGAACGGCAATTGAACACGCAGATTCCTGACGAAGATCAGTCCATAGAATGGTAA
- a CDS encoding sensor histidine kinase, whose protein sequence is MMKRLLLIFLFIHIFSASAQDSQGNDYYFGENFHFNGYSTDKRMMVRSDIVFVISDKYISHIFEDFDNNKTLPGKGLKQMPNSPILLGIKLNPKLKNFISPKVQNLSKTYHSYFIPDSSDATIIAMGINKDNYKDFLYRVVENDSIELTPWTPISTLSMKYGAKVPYGSIGTFNYPGKLILVEVRHRKIYGIRDGYILDWRKNKRPILEQIIARGPSEYGYFNLLDRSFNKGYVHQYDEYTGAPLDLTFNKDSITSLNLEFENHATTPYSIQLIKKIKNGADTIQLEWWTQAKNFEVSNKYLNEIGEYELLIHKTGDINTYNTNEILRIPYHIVQAPQQFSSTLWPVLWPTTLISLTVIAIVFFTLRYRTRKRLAKVEQKRQTLTLQIKNIQSQLNPHFMFNAINSIQNLIQKNDFKGTNHYLTKFSSLTRATLENAEKEMNTLSEELQLLDDYLQMEQLRFGFQYDILNNLKIHNDLIDIPNLLLQPIVENAVKHGISTLGSKGRIVITIDQQGQDLVLGVADNGAKFNSETTEASGGYGLRLTKQRLALLEQLYPENSFQIQITASSNITEICIVISHWITNM, encoded by the coding sequence ATGATGAAAAGGTTGCTTTTAATATTTTTATTCATTCACATTTTCAGCGCTTCAGCACAAGACTCTCAGGGCAATGACTATTATTTTGGAGAAAATTTTCATTTTAATGGCTATTCTACAGATAAGCGGATGATGGTAAGAAGCGATATTGTCTTTGTAATATCTGATAAATATATATCGCATATCTTCGAGGACTTTGACAACAACAAAACACTGCCGGGCAAAGGCTTAAAGCAAATGCCTAATTCACCGATTCTTTTAGGCATAAAGCTAAACCCGAAGCTTAAAAACTTTATCTCGCCTAAGGTTCAAAATCTTTCTAAGACCTATCATAGCTATTTTATACCAGACAGTTCTGATGCTACAATCATAGCTATGGGTATCAACAAGGACAATTATAAGGATTTTCTTTATCGAGTTGTAGAAAATGATAGCATCGAACTCACACCTTGGACTCCTATCTCCACACTTTCTATGAAGTATGGCGCCAAAGTCCCCTATGGCTCAATTGGCACATTCAATTATCCGGGAAAGTTAATTTTAGTTGAGGTCAGACACAGGAAAATTTACGGCATTAGAGACGGCTACATCTTGGATTGGCGGAAAAACAAGCGCCCTATACTCGAGCAAATCATTGCTCGTGGACCGAGTGAATATGGTTATTTCAATCTGCTCGATCGATCATTTAATAAAGGTTATGTACATCAATACGACGAATATACCGGCGCGCCGTTAGATCTTACTTTCAATAAAGACAGTATTACTTCGCTGAATCTCGAATTTGAGAACCATGCTACGACTCCTTATTCTATCCAATTGATCAAAAAGATAAAAAACGGCGCTGACACCATTCAGCTTGAATGGTGGACACAAGCTAAAAATTTTGAAGTGTCCAATAAATATCTGAATGAAATAGGGGAATACGAATTGCTGATCCATAAAACAGGGGACATTAATACCTATAATACCAATGAGATTCTGAGAATACCCTATCATATTGTACAGGCTCCACAACAATTTTCCTCCACACTCTGGCCCGTCTTATGGCCGACAACTCTCATTAGCCTAACAGTCATTGCGATTGTTTTTTTTACACTTCGATATAGAACGCGTAAACGTCTTGCAAAGGTTGAACAAAAACGACAAACGCTTACTCTTCAAATCAAAAATATACAATCTCAACTAAATCCTCATTTTATGTTTAATGCCATTAACTCTATACAGAACTTAATCCAAAAAAATGACTTCAAAGGGACCAATCATTACCTGACTAAATTCTCTTCATTAACCAGGGCCACTTTAGAGAATGCCGAAAAAGAAATGAATACACTCAGCGAAGAGCTCCAATTACTAGATGACTACTTACAGATGGAGCAATTGAGATTTGGGTTCCAGTATGACATATTGAATAATTTAAAAATCCATAACGATTTGATTGACATTCCAAACTTATTACTTCAGCCAATTGTAGAAAATGCTGTAAAACATGGCATTTCAACGCTAGGTTCTAAGGGAAGAATTGTGATCACAATCGACCAACAAGGGCAGGATCTAGTACTCGGCGTAGCTGACAACGGAGCGAAATTTAATTCGGAGACCACCGAAGCCTCCGGTGGGTATGGCCTAAGATTAACAAAACAACGATTGGCTCTTTTGGAACAGCTTTATCCTGAAAACTCCTTCCAAATACAAATCACAGCAAGTTCAAACATTACAGAAATCTGTATTGTCATTTCCCATTGGATAACTAACATGTAA
- a CDS encoding RagB/SusD family nutrient uptake outer membrane protein, which yields MQRNKICIAMLLVLGASFALSCKKDYLKSDQYFKDRLNIEKTFKSKVYSEEWLAHVFEEFRGENADVASKGNTPHCFADDMYYGDRDRDYDPSKNELSYNMFKMGQYTENDKQGTWTQSYRGIRNASTFIQNIYMNGEMSAAEISDYRGQARFARAYLYWLLLRKYGPVPLLPDEGLDYTESYDDLAIPRSTYEECATYISDELLQAAKEMETLGMKRGQDGSARPTVGAALAARAKVLLYAASPLANGNNSGYAALLVDKQGKRLLSADFKEEKWAKAAAAARDVIELGVYKLYTAPFQETGGDATVKPPEDHNFSDKSWPEGWANIDPMKSYAQVFDGTLSASGNPELIFTRGSNQPNEGIDQMVIHQLPRSATGWNTHGLTQKLVDAYYMNDGTDVPGKDKEIGRGNGSNRSMGYVTQEDYDAKRYRPLRPGVSLQYANREPRFYASVSYSGSFWTLLNETKEENRNKQIFYYSADPKGNGFNSANGYWLRTGFGVKKFVHPSDTYEGGVESRVVPKAEPAIRYADILLMYAEALNELSSSFTIPSWRGGSYTINRDIAEIKKGIQPVRIRGGVPDYSASVYGSKNELRKSIKRERFIELMGEGQRYYDLRRWMDAPVEEALPVYGCNVLMNEKERDLFYQPVAIWTLKTTFADKMWFWPISHTELKRNKNLTQNPGWTYND from the coding sequence ATGCAAAGAAATAAAATATGCATTGCAATGCTGCTTGTGTTGGGAGCAAGTTTTGCTTTGTCCTGTAAAAAGGATTATCTGAAGTCCGACCAATATTTTAAGGATCGGCTTAACATAGAGAAGACCTTTAAAAGTAAAGTATATTCAGAGGAATGGTTGGCGCATGTCTTTGAAGAATTCCGGGGCGAAAATGCAGATGTTGCCAGTAAGGGGAATACGCCTCATTGTTTCGCAGATGATATGTATTATGGTGACCGGGATCGGGATTACGATCCTTCAAAAAATGAATTGTCCTACAATATGTTCAAAATGGGGCAGTACACCGAAAATGATAAGCAAGGAACATGGACTCAATCTTATCGCGGAATTCGCAATGCATCAACCTTTATTCAGAATATTTATATGAATGGCGAGATGTCTGCAGCTGAGATCTCAGACTATCGGGGACAGGCGCGTTTTGCAAGAGCTTATCTTTACTGGTTGTTACTCCGGAAATACGGCCCGGTTCCTTTATTGCCTGATGAAGGGTTAGATTATACCGAGAGTTATGATGATCTGGCAATCCCGCGAAGTACCTATGAGGAATGTGCAACCTATATAAGCGATGAGCTGTTACAGGCGGCCAAAGAAATGGAAACCTTGGGGATGAAGCGTGGGCAGGACGGTTCTGCACGGCCAACTGTTGGTGCTGCATTGGCTGCACGTGCCAAAGTACTACTGTATGCGGCAAGTCCATTAGCTAATGGCAATAATTCAGGGTATGCGGCACTGTTGGTAGATAAACAGGGTAAACGATTACTTTCAGCAGACTTCAAGGAAGAGAAATGGGCCAAGGCCGCTGCTGCTGCCCGAGATGTGATCGAACTAGGAGTGTATAAACTTTATACAGCGCCTTTTCAGGAAACAGGAGGCGATGCGACAGTAAAACCACCTGAGGATCATAATTTTTCCGATAAAAGCTGGCCGGAAGGATGGGCAAATATTGATCCAATGAAATCCTATGCACAGGTCTTTGACGGTACATTATCTGCCTCGGGTAATCCTGAGCTTATATTTACACGTGGTAGTAATCAGCCCAATGAGGGGATTGACCAAATGGTTATCCATCAGTTGCCACGCTCTGCAACAGGGTGGAATACACATGGACTTACGCAGAAACTGGTCGACGCCTATTATATGAATGATGGGACTGATGTACCGGGTAAAGATAAAGAGATAGGACGTGGTAATGGCTCTAACAGAAGTATGGGATATGTTACCCAGGAGGATTATGATGCAAAAAGATATAGACCATTACGCCCTGGCGTGTCCCTGCAATATGCAAATCGTGAGCCTAGGTTTTATGCGTCCGTTTCGTATAGTGGTAGTTTTTGGACTTTGCTCAATGAAACCAAGGAAGAAAATCGCAATAAACAAATTTTTTATTATAGTGCAGATCCAAAAGGCAATGGTTTTAACTCGGCCAATGGATATTGGTTACGCACAGGATTTGGGGTTAAAAAATTTGTTCACCCAAGTGATACTTATGAGGGCGGTGTGGAATCGCGTGTCGTCCCCAAAGCAGAACCCGCGATACGTTATGCCGATATACTACTGATGTATGCCGAAGCATTAAATGAATTAAGTAGTTCTTTTACGATTCCGTCCTGGCGAGGTGGAAGTTATACGATAAACCGCGACATCGCTGAAATTAAAAAGGGTATTCAGCCTGTTCGCATTCGGGGTGGAGTTCCTGATTATTCCGCGAGTGTATACGGAAGTAAGAATGAATTACGTAAGTCAATAAAGCGTGAACGGTTTATAGAGCTTATGGGTGAGGGACAACGCTACTATGATTTGCGTCGTTGGATGGATGCTCCGGTTGAAGAAGCTTTGCCGGTTTATGGGTGTAATGTCTTGATGAATGAAAAAGAACGTGATCTTTTCTACCAACCAGTCGCGATCTGGACATTGAAAACGACCTTTGCGGATAAAATGTGGTTCTGGCCGATTAGCCATACGGAGCTTAAACGCAACAAGAATTTAACACAAAACCCTGGTTGGACTTATAACGATTAA
- a CDS encoding IPT/TIG domain-containing protein, with protein MKQIATNSWSVNRMIWAVMVLILGIGGCKNDNLGSIPEGVPFDPSQPVIVSDFAPKSGGMGQRLVIYGKNFGNDPKNVAVFIGGKKAVVINALGESLYCLVPKQAFKGDIEVRVGGEAKPVIGKAEAPFDYQRKLVVSTLAGYRNSRGDEPWKDGKFKDNDQNKMASGFWLSSFMKFDPLNPKHLWVTFDNNNGLYLINFEDSTITKKRSDFDRPRSVDFSLDGNYMIVAQDRGGENDESTLLFSRARNFLDKEVLTRSKQCNGASIHPVNGEMYFNSYAKGEFYRFDLNQYFVDKTTKSEFLYVIQDPEWEYRALIHPSGNYAYILVINQGYIMRADYNWEKKRFNQPYLVCGKVRESGYKDGVGSSARVNQPYQGVFVKNQAYVLAGKPDQYDFYFTDLMNHAIRVLTPEGAVTTFAGRGSSSLNNNPYGYVNGDLREEARFDRPSGIAYNEKEGAFYIGDRENRRIRKIALEEMDENNQD; from the coding sequence ATGAAACAAATAGCGACTAATAGTTGGTCTGTAAATCGGATGATTTGGGCCGTTATGGTGCTTATTTTGGGCATTGGAGGCTGTAAGAATGACAATCTTGGCAGTATTCCAGAAGGTGTGCCCTTTGATCCATCGCAACCTGTGATCGTTTCTGATTTCGCTCCCAAATCAGGAGGCATGGGGCAACGACTTGTAATCTATGGAAAAAACTTCGGCAACGACCCCAAAAATGTGGCTGTTTTTATTGGCGGGAAAAAGGCTGTTGTCATTAATGCTCTAGGGGAGTCGCTCTATTGTCTTGTGCCCAAACAGGCTTTCAAAGGTGATATTGAAGTGCGTGTTGGGGGCGAGGCCAAACCTGTCATCGGCAAGGCGGAAGCACCTTTTGATTATCAACGTAAACTTGTTGTATCAACCTTGGCTGGTTATAGAAATTCACGTGGTGATGAGCCTTGGAAAGACGGAAAGTTTAAAGATAATGACCAAAACAAAATGGCCAGTGGTTTTTGGCTTTCTTCTTTCATGAAGTTTGATCCCCTTAATCCAAAGCATCTTTGGGTCACTTTTGATAATAATAATGGCCTTTATCTGATTAATTTCGAGGATAGTACAATCACAAAAAAACGTTCTGACTTTGATCGTCCGCGTAGTGTTGACTTTTCTTTAGATGGCAATTATATGATTGTGGCCCAAGATCGCGGTGGAGAAAATGATGAATCTACCTTATTATTTTCGCGCGCAAGAAATTTTCTGGATAAAGAAGTCCTGACACGAAGTAAACAATGTAATGGCGCTTCGATTCATCCGGTCAATGGTGAAATGTACTTTAATAGTTATGCGAAAGGGGAGTTTTACCGTTTTGACTTGAATCAATATTTCGTAGATAAAACGACTAAATCAGAGTTTCTTTACGTTATTCAGGATCCGGAATGGGAGTACCGCGCATTAATTCATCCGAGTGGAAATTACGCTTATATTTTAGTCATCAACCAGGGCTATATTATGCGTGCCGATTACAACTGGGAGAAAAAAAGGTTTAACCAGCCTTATCTTGTTTGTGGGAAAGTAAGGGAATCGGGTTACAAAGATGGTGTTGGTTCCTCCGCTCGTGTCAATCAACCTTATCAGGGGGTGTTTGTAAAAAATCAAGCCTATGTATTAGCAGGTAAGCCAGATCAGTATGATTTCTATTTTACAGACCTCATGAATCATGCGATCCGTGTGCTTACACCGGAAGGGGCTGTAACAACATTTGCTGGTAGGGGAAGCTCAAGTCTTAACAACAACCCTTATGGTTATGTCAATGGTGACTTGAGAGAAGAGGCGAGGTTTGACCGACCGTCGGGTATCGCATACAACGAGAAAGAAGGTGCTTTTTATATTGGGGATCGCGAGAATCGACGTATCCGCAAAATAGCATTGGAAGAAATGGATGAAAATAACCAAGATTAA
- a CDS encoding pirin family protein, whose product MQKIIHRESDRGHVDFGWLKSAHSFSFGQYLDPERMNFGALRVLNDDQVEGGQGFDRHGHDNMEIVSIPLEGALAHQDSMGNGRTIQTGDVQIMSAGTGVQHAEFNNDQKDLVKFLQIWVIPNEIGLEPRYDQKSYLQLDRHNKFATIVSPDKMDHNAVHIHQDAYFNLADIEAGKKIEYTVHSEQNGLYLFVLEGKIAVANEMLSRRDAIGLYETEKIAIEAYYDTSLLLIEVPMY is encoded by the coding sequence ATGCAAAAGATTATACATCGGGAAAGTGATCGTGGCCACGTCGATTTCGGCTGGCTGAAAAGTGCGCATTCATTCAGTTTTGGACAGTATCTTGATCCCGAAAGGATGAATTTTGGTGCCCTGAGGGTATTGAATGATGATCAGGTGGAAGGTGGTCAAGGTTTTGATCGGCATGGACACGACAATATGGAAATTGTTAGCATACCACTGGAGGGGGCACTGGCACATCAGGATAGTATGGGCAATGGCCGTACGATCCAAACAGGTGATGTGCAGATCATGTCTGCAGGTACCGGGGTGCAGCACGCCGAGTTTAATAACGATCAGAAGGATCTTGTTAAATTTCTACAAATTTGGGTAATCCCCAACGAAATAGGGTTGGAGCCCAGATACGATCAGAAATCCTACCTTCAATTAGATCGGCACAATAAATTTGCAACGATTGTTTCACCGGATAAAATGGATCACAATGCTGTACACATACATCAGGATGCATATTTTAATTTGGCAGACATAGAGGCGGGTAAAAAGATAGAATATACTGTTCATTCGGAGCAAAATGGGCTTTATCTTTTTGTTTTGGAAGGAAAGATCGCTGTAGCAAATGAAATGCTTTCAAGAAGGGATGCCATTGGTTTATACGAAACAGAAAAAATAGCGATTGAAGCTTACTATGATACATCATTACTGCTAATTGAAGTACCAATGTATTAG
- a CDS encoding TonB-dependent receptor has product MMNKIVLTCMLLFCATFGALAQDILEVTGVIVDAQKTPIVGVSIFVKDAPGLGTTTDNKGTYKIKVERYKTLVFSSVGYKRQEILVKDNRIIDVTLKESETSVLDEVVVTGTGTQRTLTSTAATSSVDVGTMKGNPTSSISNALIGNAPGVLGMMQSGQPGKNITEFWIRGISTFGGGASALVLVDNIERDINDINIEDIETINILKDAAVTAIYGSKGANGVVLITTKRGKDGKININFKDENIYNTRTITPEFEDGVTYANLLNEARITRNFAPIYQPEELEILRLGLDPDLYPNVNWKDLLLKDGAMTYRANLNMTGGGATARYFLSGSYIDEGGMYKTDETLRNDYNTNANYKRYNYRLNTDINVTKSTVLKIGVAGSLDKRNSPGLGDNDFWGVLFGYSPIRTPVMYSNGYVPAIGTGNQTNPWVVATQTGYNENWQNKIQTNISIEQNFDFITKGLRFRGIIGYDTNNDNSISRRKWPEQWRAERARDENGNLIFTHISNPQELYQASSASGERREFYDMMFNYDRSIGNHNIGAVARFTRDALIRTVNLGDDIKNGIAKRNQALAGRLTYNWKSRYIADFNFGYNGSENFAPGRQYGFFPAVSAAWNIGEEPFVKENISWMNMFKIRYSWGKVGNDQLAGGARFPYLSTISEIGHFNNEGIWVPEGGYQWADYGFNRYYGGMKYSQVSSSNVTWEMATKKNLGFDLALFKDKIIANLDFFNEKRTGIYMARNYLPALVGLESVPSANVGAVKSKGFDGRLLYNQKLGEVNLTARSNIIYSKNEITEIDEEYNVYGYQNQKGYRVDQAKGLIALGLFKDYDDIRNSPKQTFGTYQPGDIKYKDVNGDGIIDDGDRVAIGATRRPNLVYGVGASASWKNLDISVHFQGSGKSTFFTYGKTVYAFSEGEWGQVLKGVMGDNRWISSDLSGDPSTEDPNASYPRLSYGANPNNFRESTFWLKNGQYLRLKTLDIGYTLPKQLTNQIKINSIRLFLVGSNLLTWSKFKLWDPELATPRGEDYPLPKSFTFGINVNL; this is encoded by the coding sequence ATGATGAATAAAATAGTACTTACCTGTATGTTACTCTTCTGTGCCACTTTCGGTGCACTGGCACAGGATATTTTGGAAGTAACGGGTGTTATTGTTGATGCGCAAAAAACACCAATTGTTGGTGTCAGCATCTTTGTTAAGGATGCGCCGGGTTTGGGAACAACAACTGATAATAAAGGAACTTATAAGATCAAAGTGGAGCGTTACAAGACGCTCGTGTTCTCTTCAGTCGGTTATAAAAGGCAGGAAATACTTGTGAAAGATAATCGCATAATCGATGTTACACTTAAAGAATCAGAGACGAGTGTGCTCGATGAAGTTGTCGTAACGGGTACAGGCACACAAAGAACACTGACATCTACTGCTGCAACCAGTAGTGTTGATGTCGGCACTATGAAAGGAAATCCAACGTCGAGCATAAGTAATGCATTGATTGGAAATGCACCCGGAGTTTTAGGGATGATGCAGTCCGGCCAGCCGGGGAAGAATATTACCGAGTTCTGGATCCGTGGTATTTCTACCTTTGGTGGAGGAGCGTCGGCTCTTGTATTGGTGGATAACATTGAACGCGATATTAATGATATAAATATTGAAGATATTGAGACCATTAATATCCTTAAAGATGCCGCTGTAACGGCAATCTATGGTTCGAAAGGTGCAAATGGTGTCGTTTTGATCACAACCAAGCGCGGTAAAGACGGTAAAATCAATATTAATTTCAAAGATGAAAATATTTATAATACACGTACCATTACACCTGAATTTGAAGACGGTGTTACCTATGCCAATCTCCTGAATGAAGCGCGTATTACGCGGAATTTTGCTCCAATTTACCAACCTGAGGAATTGGAAATATTGCGCTTGGGACTGGATCCTGACCTTTACCCCAATGTCAACTGGAAAGATTTATTGCTCAAAGATGGAGCGATGACTTATCGTGCCAATCTGAATATGACAGGTGGTGGGGCGACAGCGCGTTATTTTCTGTCTGGAAGTTATATCGATGAAGGCGGGATGTACAAAACGGACGAAACGTTACGGAACGATTATAATACGAATGCAAATTACAAAAGGTATAATTACCGCCTGAATACAGATATCAATGTAACCAAAAGTACGGTCTTAAAAATAGGCGTTGCCGGCTCCCTTGATAAAAGGAACAGTCCGGGGTTGGGAGATAATGATTTTTGGGGTGTATTATTCGGTTATTCGCCAATCCGTACGCCAGTGATGTACTCGAATGGTTATGTTCCAGCAATCGGTACAGGAAATCAGACCAATCCTTGGGTCGTTGCTACGCAGACCGGGTATAATGAAAATTGGCAAAACAAGATACAGACAAATATCTCTATTGAGCAAAATTTTGATTTTATAACCAAAGGATTGCGATTTAGGGGAATTATTGGTTACGATACAAATAATGATAATAGTATTTCCCGTCGAAAATGGCCTGAACAATGGCGGGCTGAACGAGCAAGGGATGAGAATGGAAATTTGATCTTCACGCATATTTCCAACCCGCAGGAGTTGTATCAGGCTAGTAGTGCAAGTGGCGAAAGGCGCGAATTTTATGATATGATGTTTAACTATGACCGCAGTATAGGAAATCATAATATTGGTGCAGTTGCCCGTTTTACGCGCGATGCGCTTATTCGGACAGTTAATCTTGGCGATGATATAAAAAATGGTATAGCAAAAAGAAATCAGGCCCTAGCCGGCCGCCTAACCTATAACTGGAAATCACGTTATATCGCCGATTTTAACTTTGGATATAATGGTTCGGAAAACTTTGCTCCGGGTCGACAATATGGTTTTTTCCCGGCGGTTTCAGCAGCCTGGAATATTGGCGAAGAACCCTTTGTGAAGGAAAATATTTCCTGGATGAACATGTTTAAGATTCGGTATTCCTGGGGTAAGGTAGGTAACGATCAATTAGCCGGAGGAGCACGATTCCCTTATTTATCTACAATTAGTGAAATCGGACATTTTAACAATGAAGGTATTTGGGTTCCTGAAGGCGGTTATCAATGGGCGGATTACGGCTTCAATCGATACTATGGGGGAATGAAATACAGTCAGGTATCCTCATCAAATGTGACCTGGGAGATGGCAACCAAGAAGAATCTGGGTTTTGACCTAGCACTCTTTAAAGATAAGATCATTGCTAATTTGGATTTCTTTAATGAAAAACGTACTGGCATATATATGGCACGAAATTATCTGCCGGCGCTGGTCGGATTGGAGTCCGTACCAAGCGCGAATGTGGGAGCGGTAAAGTCAAAAGGTTTCGATGGTCGTCTATTGTATAATCAGAAATTGGGGGAAGTGAATTTAACTGCCAGAAGTAATATTATCTATAGTAAAAATGAAATTACAGAGATCGATGAGGAATACAACGTGTATGGTTATCAAAACCAAAAAGGATATCGGGTGGATCAGGCGAAAGGGCTCATAGCTTTGGGATTGTTTAAAGATTATGATGATATACGTAATAGTCCCAAACAAACATTTGGTACTTATCAGCCGGGAGACATCAAATATAAGGATGTGAATGGCGATGGTATCATAGACGACGGTGACCGTGTTGCTATAGGTGCTACGCGACGTCCTAACCTGGTTTACGGTGTGGGGGCATCAGCGAGCTGGAAAAATCTTGATATCAGTGTTCATTTCCAAGGATCTGGTAAATCGACTTTCTTTACTTATGGAAAGACTGTCTATGCTTTTAGCGAAGGGGAATGGGGACAAGTATTGAAAGGAGTAATGGGCGATAACCGTTGGATTTCATCAGATCTATCTGGCGACCCATCAACAGAAGATCCCAATGCTTCTTATCCAAGATTAAGCTATGGCGCAAATCCTAATAACTTTAGGGAGTCAACATTTTGGTTGAAGAATGGTCAATATCTTCGTTTGAAAACTTTAGATATTGGGTATACGTTGCCAAAACAATTAACCAATCAGATTAAGATTAATAGCATTCGTTTGTTTTTAGTTGGTTCAAATTTGCTGACCTGGTCTAAATTCAAGCTTTGGGATCCGGAATTGGCGACTCCAAGGGGCGAAGATTATCCATTGCCTAAGTCGTTTACATTTGGTATCAATGTCAACCTTTAA